Proteins from a genomic interval of Pseudomonas asplenii:
- a CDS encoding NAD-dependent epimerase/dehydratase family protein, producing MRVMVTGANGFVGRQLVNRLLETGQLRGRCIEALLLLDQRLDGLPDDERLRRHYGSVTEPALLRRVLADGVDVVFHLVSVPGGAAEAQYELGYQVNLQASLELLNQLRNPLCPPVLVYASSVAVYGGELPVRMDEDHPTSPQLSYAAHKRMVEIALQDLARRGEVDGRALRLPGIVARAREPNGLRSAFMSDLLHAYAAGEAYTCPVSPEACAWWMSARCCVDNLLHAAELEKPGSQRIWQLPVLQLSIAQVLTALAASFGDANRERIDFAPDPQLEALFGRYPPLRTPLARELGFGHDGSVANLLCNALDLPARRRRATHRKGICA from the coding sequence ATGCGTGTGATGGTCACAGGAGCCAACGGTTTTGTTGGTCGCCAGTTGGTGAATCGACTGTTGGAGACGGGGCAGTTGCGCGGTCGATGTATCGAGGCGTTGCTGCTGCTGGACCAGCGACTCGACGGTTTGCCAGACGATGAACGCCTGCGCCGCCATTACGGCAGTGTCACCGAGCCGGCCTTGTTGCGCCGGGTGCTGGCCGATGGTGTCGACGTGGTCTTCCATCTGGTCAGCGTGCCGGGTGGCGCTGCCGAAGCGCAGTACGAGCTGGGTTATCAGGTGAATCTGCAGGCCAGCCTGGAACTGTTGAACCAGTTGCGCAACCCGCTCTGCCCGCCAGTGCTCGTCTACGCCAGCAGTGTGGCGGTGTACGGCGGCGAACTGCCTGTGCGCATGGATGAAGACCATCCGACTTCGCCTCAACTGTCCTATGCCGCACACAAGCGCATGGTGGAAATTGCCTTGCAGGACCTGGCTCGGCGCGGCGAAGTGGACGGCCGTGCGTTGCGTCTGCCCGGCATCGTCGCCCGTGCGCGTGAGCCGAACGGTTTGCGCTCGGCGTTCATGAGCGACCTGCTGCACGCCTATGCGGCAGGGGAGGCCTATACCTGTCCGGTTTCGCCCGAGGCGTGCGCTTGGTGGATGTCAGCCCGTTGTTGCGTAGACAACCTGTTGCACGCCGCTGAATTGGAGAAACCCGGCAGCCAGCGTATCTGGCAACTGCCGGTGCTGCAGCTGTCCATCGCCCAGGTGTTGACCGCACTGGCGGCCAGTTTTGGCGATGCCAACCGGGAGCGCATCGATTTCGCGCCTGATCCACAACTTGAAGCGCTGTTCGGTCGTTATCCGCCGCTGCGTACTCCCCTGGCCCGCGAGCTGGGCTTCGGCCACGACGGCTCGGTGGCCAACCTGCTGTGCAACGCCCTCGATCTGCCCGCGCGCCGGCGTCGCGCAACCCACCGTAAAGGAATCTGCGCATGA
- a CDS encoding GntR family transcriptional regulator: MQFAPAYADRHPQTAEEEAYNFLLQAICGGRYRQGDRLIAEDIATEIGMSRMPVREAFRRLDAQGLVTLRPNRGAVVSGLDIAELHEVFEMRSALEGLAVRVAVGQIGERQLAALERMLDEMDDYRDDSAQWVRRHRAFHEHLCSFSGRPRLMKQIFALYSLIEAPMRLWLQHGDKPLSAREEHAVILDAIRAGDAAKAEAVVREHIEGTVPALIQFLQSEK, translated from the coding sequence ATGCAATTTGCCCCCGCTTATGCTGACCGCCATCCGCAGACCGCCGAAGAGGAGGCCTACAACTTCCTGCTGCAAGCCATCTGTGGCGGTCGCTATCGTCAGGGTGACCGCCTGATCGCCGAGGACATCGCCACGGAAATCGGCATGAGCCGCATGCCGGTGCGCGAGGCTTTTCGTCGCCTTGATGCCCAGGGCCTGGTGACCCTGCGCCCCAACCGCGGCGCAGTGGTCAGCGGCCTGGATATCGCCGAGCTGCATGAAGTGTTCGAGATGCGTAGCGCCCTCGAGGGGCTGGCGGTGCGGGTCGCCGTCGGCCAGATCGGTGAGCGCCAACTGGCGGCGCTGGAGCGCATGCTCGACGAGATGGACGACTACCGTGATGACAGTGCGCAGTGGGTCCGTCGCCATCGCGCCTTCCACGAACACTTGTGCAGCTTCAGCGGTCGACCGCGCCTGATGAAGCAGATTTTTGCCCTGTATTCGCTGATCGAGGCGCCCATGCGCCTCTGGCTGCAGCACGGCGACAAACCCCTCAGTGCCCGCGAGGAGCACGCGGTGATCCTTGATGCCATCCGTGCCGGTGATGCGGCCAAGGCCGAAGCGGTGGTGCGTGAGCACATCGAAGGCACCGTCCCCGCGCTGATCCAGTTCCTGCAATCGGAAAAATAG
- a CDS encoding amino acid ABC transporter ATP-binding protein, with the protein MVHKSEELVIEALDIHKSYGSLPILKGVSLQVRRGEVVVLIGASGSGKTTFIRCINLLEDIQGGRIRVNGQAMGYRERPDGSLVRDSERNIARQRRNIGMVFQRFNLFPHMTALENIIEAPIQVLGVPKTEALEQARQLLARVGLADKGEHYPSMLSGGQQQRVAIARALAMKPQAMLFDEPTSALDPEIVGEVLQVMKELAEEGMTMVVVTHEMGFAREVADRVVVLDQGELIEQGPPEQIFNHPTHARTRAFLSRVL; encoded by the coding sequence ATGGTGCACAAAAGCGAAGAGCTGGTCATCGAGGCGTTGGACATTCACAAGTCCTACGGCAGCTTGCCGATTCTCAAGGGCGTGTCCCTGCAAGTGCGGCGCGGCGAAGTGGTGGTGCTGATCGGCGCCTCGGGCTCGGGCAAAACCACCTTTATCCGCTGTATCAATCTGCTGGAAGACATCCAGGGCGGGCGCATCCGCGTCAATGGCCAAGCCATGGGTTACCGCGAGCGCCCTGACGGCAGCCTGGTGCGCGACTCCGAGCGCAATATCGCCCGCCAGCGCCGGAACATCGGCATGGTCTTCCAGCGCTTCAATCTGTTTCCCCACATGACGGCGCTGGAAAACATCATCGAGGCGCCGATCCAGGTGCTCGGTGTGCCCAAGACCGAGGCCCTGGAGCAGGCCCGGCAATTGCTGGCCCGGGTTGGCCTGGCGGACAAGGGCGAGCATTACCCGTCGATGCTCTCCGGCGGCCAGCAACAGCGGGTGGCCATCGCCCGGGCCCTGGCGATGAAACCCCAGGCCATGCTCTTCGACGAACCCACCAGCGCCCTTGACCCGGAAATTGTCGGTGAGGTGCTGCAAGTCATGAAGGAGCTGGCCGAGGAGGGCATGACCATGGTTGTGGTCACCCATGAAATGGGCTTTGCCCGGGAAGTGGCCGACCGCGTGGTGGTGCTCGATCAGGGCGAGCTTATCGAGCAGGGCCCGCCGGAACAGATCTTCAACCACCCGACCCACGCACGTACCCGGGCCTTTCTCAGTCGCGTGCTCTGA
- a CDS encoding cyclase family protein has protein sequence MSLHKRRLLDLSVTLDNNPYTDPPPLLPKIDYMDHQQGWPEMAAMFPGLRKEDLPGDESWAAERLQITTHSGTHMDAPWHYASTTDGGKPAFGIDELPLEWCLQPGVKLDFRHLPDGHVVTAEQVESELARIGHALQPLDIVLVNTRAGSLFGQPGYLDAGVGMGREATLYLLERGVRVVGTDAWSWDAPFKYTRERFSATGDASIIWEGHKAGRDIGYGQMEKLANLDQLPASGFLVSCFPYKIRHASAGFVRAVAIFE, from the coding sequence ATGAGCTTGCACAAGCGTCGTCTGTTGGACCTGTCTGTGACTCTGGACAACAACCCCTATACCGATCCGCCGCCGCTGCTGCCGAAGATCGACTACATGGACCACCAGCAGGGCTGGCCGGAAATGGCCGCGATGTTTCCCGGGCTGCGCAAGGAAGACCTGCCAGGTGATGAATCCTGGGCGGCGGAGCGCCTGCAGATCACCACCCACAGCGGTACGCACATGGATGCCCCCTGGCATTACGCGTCGACTACCGACGGCGGCAAACCGGCCTTCGGTATTGATGAACTGCCGTTGGAGTGGTGCCTGCAACCGGGGGTGAAACTGGACTTTCGCCACTTGCCGGATGGCCACGTGGTCACGGCAGAGCAGGTCGAAAGTGAGCTTGCTCGCATCGGCCATGCGTTGCAGCCGTTGGACATCGTGCTGGTGAACACCCGCGCGGGCAGTCTATTCGGTCAGCCGGGTTACCTGGACGCTGGCGTGGGCATGGGCCGCGAAGCCACGCTGTACCTCTTGGAGCGAGGGGTGAGGGTGGTCGGTACGGATGCCTGGAGTTGGGATGCACCGTTCAAGTACACCCGCGAGCGTTTCAGCGCCACGGGTGATGCCTCGATCATCTGGGAAGGGCACAAGGCCGGCCGCGACATCGGTTATGGGCAGATGGAGAAACTGGCCAACCTGGATCAGCTTCCGGCGTCCGGGTTCCTGGTCAGTTGCTTTCCCTACAAGATCCGTCATGCGTCTGCCGGTTTTGTCCGGGCCGTGGCGATCTTCGAATAG
- a CDS encoding cupin domain-containing protein — MQSLPAFKRVVTGHDAQGQAVVASCGPTPNNFPLKAVPGTLFYEVWNSVGSPALLDNGDDPTSQPLQLSPGPLGSVMRVVDIPPDSVQNQISAEAAAAAFAEIGEAHAGTGKTDSKHKLMHRTQTLDYGIVTEGEVWLVLDGNEVQLKRGDIVVQRGTNHAWSNRSEQMARMVFILLDGRYAEDLKELLP; from the coding sequence ATGCAATCGCTTCCTGCATTCAAACGTGTGGTCACGGGCCATGATGCCCAGGGGCAGGCGGTCGTCGCCAGTTGCGGCCCGACGCCGAACAACTTCCCGCTCAAGGCGGTCCCCGGCACCCTGTTCTACGAGGTGTGGAACAGCGTCGGCAGTCCGGCCTTGCTCGATAATGGCGACGACCCGACGTCGCAACCGCTGCAACTGAGTCCCGGACCGCTCGGGAGTGTCATGCGCGTGGTGGATATTCCGCCGGACAGCGTACAGAACCAGATCAGCGCCGAGGCGGCAGCGGCTGCCTTCGCCGAAATTGGTGAAGCTCACGCCGGCACTGGCAAGACCGATTCGAAACACAAGTTGATGCACCGTACCCAGACCCTGGACTACGGCATCGTCACCGAAGGTGAGGTCTGGTTGGTGCTGGACGGCAACGAGGTCCAGCTCAAACGTGGTGACATCGTGGTGCAGCGGGGCACCAACCATGCCTGGAGCAACCGTAGCGAGCAGATGGCGCGCATGGTCTTCATCCTGCTCGACGGCCGTTATGCCGAGGACCTGAAGGAGCTGCTGCCATGA
- a CDS encoding amino acid ABC transporter permease, whose translation MNFNWDVFWQYLLQPSGVYLTGLWLTCLIAVLAMALGCVLGLAAALMRLSSNPLLQWPVRFYVWLMRGTPLLVQIVFLYTALAAGGIFRFEDIELFGLVVPGNIQAAIIALGLNEGAYMAEIIRAGIGAVDKGQYEAGRSLGMTFGKLMRRIILPQAFRVIVPPIGNEFNVMLKNTTLVSVIGVQELLLSTQMVTSATFRVFELYLVVAIYFLLLTTLWGFFQRWLESRSGRSDPPNSSPPAASRLFGRSTLKLLRGR comes from the coding sequence ATGAACTTCAATTGGGATGTGTTCTGGCAGTACCTGTTGCAGCCCAGTGGGGTGTACCTCACGGGGCTGTGGCTGACCTGCCTGATCGCCGTGTTGGCCATGGCCCTGGGCTGTGTGCTGGGCCTGGCGGCGGCGCTGATGCGGTTGTCCAGCAACCCGCTGCTGCAATGGCCGGTGCGCTTTTACGTGTGGCTGATGCGCGGCACCCCACTGCTGGTGCAGATCGTCTTTCTGTATACCGCCCTGGCCGCGGGCGGGATCTTCCGTTTCGAGGATATCGAGCTGTTCGGCCTGGTGGTGCCTGGGAATATCCAGGCCGCGATCATCGCCCTCGGCCTGAATGAAGGGGCCTACATGGCCGAGATCATCCGCGCCGGCATTGGCGCGGTGGACAAGGGCCAGTACGAGGCTGGGCGTTCCCTGGGCATGACCTTCGGCAAGCTGATGCGTCGCATCATCCTGCCCCAGGCCTTCCGGGTGATCGTTCCGCCGATCGGCAACGAATTCAACGTGATGCTCAAGAACACCACCCTGGTCAGTGTGATCGGCGTTCAGGAGCTGCTGCTGAGCACGCAGATGGTCACCTCGGCGACCTTCCGGGTGTTTGAGCTGTACCTGGTGGTGGCCATCTACTTCCTGCTGCTGACGACCTTGTGGGGCTTCTTCCAGCGCTGGCTGGAAAGCCGCTCCGGCCGTTCCGATCCGCCGAACTCGTCGCCACCGGCCGCCAGCCGCCTGTTCGGTCGCAGTACCCTGAAACTGCTGAGAGGACGCTGA
- a CDS encoding efflux RND transporter permease subunit, protein MHATNSPVPSSGRLDDFDSTSGSLLERALFNHRVLVLLLCLAATLLLGWQASRLTLNASFEKMIPRDHPFIHNYLEHRQELAGLGNAVRIAVANPNGSIYDKDYLHSLQQLNDAVYLLPGVDRAAMKSLWTPSTRWTGVTEEGLEGGPVIPDGYDGGAASLEALKRNVERSNEIGQLVAFDQRSSILYVPLLEHTPDGKALDYTAFAHELETLRSRFQGQGVQIHITGFAKVVGDLIDGLKQILLFFAAAIAITAAVLYWYTRCVRSTALVVSCSLVAVIWELGLLPLLGYELDPYSVLVPFLVFAIGMSHGAQKMNGIMQDIGRGMHRLVAARFTFRRLFLAGLTALLCDAVGFAVLMIIRIQVIQDLAVIASLGVAVLIFTNLILLPVLLSYVGVSARAARRSLRAEEAEASGAGKHALWRFLDLFTRRRWAAACIALAALMAAGGYAVSLHLKVGDLDAGAPELRADSRYNRDNAFVTEHYGASSDVFAVMVRTAPGGCSAYETLKRVDDLDWQLRGLPGVDSTNSLALLNRRVLVGLSEGSPKWYELVNNQATLNMVTANAPRGLYNDDCSLLTLYAYLTDHKADTLARVVDNVQAFAQANNNEQATFLMAAGSAGIEAATNQVVKQANRDMLWWVYGAVILLCLVTFRSWRAVLCAVLPLVLTSILCEALMVALGMGVKVATLPVIALGVGIGVDYALYVMSIVLAQLRQGASLSEAYYRALLFTGKVVMLTGVTLAIGVGTWMFSPIKFQADMGVLLAFMFIWNMVGALILLPALAYFLLPRQPARAQADPVLPVHEQCTQPREQRIDQVRHGASRRTLEEVSHGR, encoded by the coding sequence ATGCACGCCACGAACTCACCTGTGCCGTCCAGCGGCCGTCTCGATGACTTTGACAGCACTTCCGGTTCGCTGCTGGAACGTGCTTTGTTCAACCACCGCGTGCTGGTCCTGCTGCTGTGCCTGGCTGCGACCTTGCTGCTGGGCTGGCAAGCTTCCCGCCTGACGCTCAATGCCAGCTTCGAGAAGATGATCCCGCGCGATCATCCCTTCATTCACAACTACCTGGAGCATCGCCAGGAACTGGCCGGGTTGGGCAACGCCGTACGTATTGCGGTGGCCAACCCGAACGGTAGCATCTACGACAAGGACTACCTGCACAGCCTGCAGCAGCTCAACGACGCCGTGTACCTGCTGCCGGGCGTTGACCGCGCGGCGATGAAGTCGCTGTGGACCCCTTCCACCCGCTGGACCGGCGTCACCGAGGAAGGCCTGGAAGGCGGCCCGGTGATCCCGGATGGCTACGACGGCGGTGCCGCGAGCCTGGAGGCGCTCAAGCGCAACGTGGAGCGCTCCAACGAGATCGGCCAGTTGGTTGCCTTCGACCAGCGTTCGAGCATTCTCTACGTACCGCTGCTGGAGCACACACCGGACGGCAAGGCCCTGGACTACACGGCCTTTGCCCACGAGCTGGAAACCCTGCGAAGCCGTTTCCAGGGGCAGGGGGTGCAAATCCATATCACCGGCTTTGCCAAGGTGGTGGGCGACCTCATTGACGGGCTGAAACAGATTCTGCTGTTCTTCGCTGCCGCGATCGCGATCACCGCTGCCGTGCTCTATTGGTACACCCGCTGTGTGCGCAGCACCGCGTTGGTGGTGAGCTGTTCGCTGGTGGCGGTGATTTGGGAGCTGGGCCTGCTGCCGCTGCTGGGTTACGAGCTGGATCCCTACTCGGTGCTGGTACCGTTTCTGGTGTTCGCCATCGGCATGAGCCATGGTGCCCAGAAGATGAACGGCATCATGCAGGACATCGGCCGTGGCATGCATCGGCTGGTGGCGGCGCGCTTCACTTTCCGCCGACTGTTCCTGGCCGGGCTCACGGCACTGTTGTGCGATGCCGTGGGTTTTGCCGTGCTGATGATCATCCGGATCCAGGTGATCCAGGACCTGGCCGTCATCGCCAGCCTGGGCGTGGCGGTGTTGATCTTCACCAACCTGATCCTGCTGCCGGTGCTGCTGTCCTACGTGGGCGTCAGCGCCCGGGCCGCACGTCGCAGCCTGCGTGCCGAAGAGGCCGAGGCGAGCGGGGCGGGCAAGCACGCGCTGTGGCGCTTTCTCGACCTGTTCACCCGTCGGCGTTGGGCGGCGGCGTGTATCGCCCTGGCCGCTCTGATGGCGGCTGGCGGATACGCCGTGAGCCTGCACCTGAAGGTGGGGGACCTCGACGCCGGTGCCCCTGAGCTGCGTGCCGATTCGCGCTATAACCGCGACAATGCCTTCGTCACCGAGCATTACGGCGCCAGCAGCGACGTCTTCGCGGTGATGGTGCGCACGGCCCCCGGCGGCTGCTCGGCCTACGAGACCTTGAAGCGTGTGGACGACCTGGACTGGCAGTTGCGTGGCCTGCCAGGAGTGGACTCGACCAACTCGCTGGCGCTGCTCAATCGCCGGGTGCTGGTCGGCCTCTCCGAAGGCAGTCCGAAGTGGTATGAGCTGGTGAACAACCAGGCCACCTTGAACATGGTCACCGCCAATGCCCCGCGCGGCCTCTACAACGACGACTGCAGCCTGCTGACGCTCTACGCCTACCTCACCGACCACAAGGCTGACACCCTCGCGCGGGTAGTGGACAACGTCCAGGCCTTTGCCCAGGCCAACAACAATGAACAGGCAACCTTCCTGATGGCGGCTGGCAGCGCGGGCATCGAGGCGGCCACCAACCAGGTGGTGAAGCAGGCCAACCGCGACATGCTCTGGTGGGTCTATGGCGCGGTGATCCTGCTCTGCCTGGTGACTTTCCGTTCCTGGCGCGCAGTGCTCTGCGCGGTCTTGCCGCTGGTGCTCACCTCGATTCTCTGCGAAGCGCTGATGGTCGCGCTGGGCATGGGCGTGAAGGTCGCCACCCTGCCGGTGATTGCCTTGGGCGTTGGCATCGGGGTGGATTATGCGCTCTACGTGATGAGCATCGTGTTGGCCCAGTTGCGCCAGGGCGCGAGCCTCTCCGAAGCCTATTACCGCGCGCTGCTGTTCACCGGCAAGGTGGTGATGCTCACCGGCGTCACCCTGGCCATTGGTGTTGGCACCTGGATGTTCTCGCCGATCAAGTTTCAGGCCGACATGGGCGTGCTGCTGGCCTTCATGTTCATCTGGAACATGGTGGGGGCATTGATCCTGTTGCCGGCGCTGGCCTACTTCCTCCTGCCTCGTCAGCCGGCCCGCGCGCAGGCGGACCCGGTGTTGCCGGTTCATGAACAGTGTACCCAGCCGCGCGAGCAGCGCATTGACCAGGTCCGTCACGGCGCAAGCCGCCGTACGCTTGAGGAGGTGAGTCATGGCCGTTGA
- a CDS encoding ABC transporter substrate-binding protein, with protein MPLRRALLLAVSLGVFTQWAVAAPQVPDRLKTVDKLTYCSGMDSPPLVSFDAAQKPRGLTVDLGLEIAKRLGNKQVQWRVIPFSGLVPALLAGQCDMIVDQLFDKPERRQVIDIVNYMYSSQAVVVPKGNPKGLKTLDSLSGHKIAVLNGSTIKTLLDAQNDSLTKAGKAPMKVVVYNTDTDAFQALRINQVDAYGTTVETAGYYAAMAPDLFEEGVPAFSRILTGLGIRKDDAQLSAAVQQIISDMRSDGSYAQLLSTWHVSSDTLD; from the coding sequence ATGCCTTTACGCCGCGCCTTGCTGCTGGCTGTTTCCCTTGGAGTGTTCACGCAATGGGCCGTCGCTGCGCCCCAGGTGCCGGATCGCCTGAAGACGGTCGATAAACTCACCTACTGTTCGGGGATGGATTCACCGCCCCTGGTCTCCTTCGATGCCGCGCAGAAGCCTCGCGGGCTGACTGTCGACCTCGGTCTGGAGATCGCCAAGCGCCTGGGTAACAAGCAGGTGCAATGGCGGGTGATTCCGTTCTCCGGCCTGGTGCCGGCCTTGCTCGCCGGGCAGTGCGACATGATCGTCGACCAGCTGTTCGACAAGCCCGAACGGCGCCAGGTGATCGACATCGTCAACTACATGTACTCCAGCCAGGCGGTGGTGGTACCCAAGGGCAATCCCAAGGGGCTGAAGACCCTGGACAGCCTGTCCGGGCACAAGATTGCGGTGCTCAACGGCTCCACCATCAAGACCCTGCTCGACGCCCAGAACGACAGCCTGACCAAAGCCGGCAAGGCGCCGATGAAAGTGGTGGTCTACAACACCGACACCGACGCCTTCCAGGCTCTGCGCATCAACCAGGTGGACGCTTACGGCACCACGGTCGAGACCGCCGGCTACTACGCGGCCATGGCCCCGGACCTGTTCGAGGAGGGCGTGCCGGCCTTCAGTCGCATTCTCACCGGCCTGGGCATACGCAAGGACGACGCGCAACTGAGCGCTGCGGTGCAGCAGATCATCAGCGACATGCGCAGTGACGGCAGCTACGCCCAATTGCTCAGCACCTGGCACGTCAGCAGCGACACCCTCGACTGA
- a CDS encoding MFS transporter, translating to MAVERTAGHVQALLLLFGSCLPVLGAVLIAPLLPRMHAHFAETPGAAVLVPVALTLPALVIALLAPLAGVLADRVGRRPLLLASMLLYSFCGVLPLWLDSLGLIVASRAGIGLAEAGIMTCCTTLMGDYFDGQRRERLFALQMVMTSLSAAVFMGLGGALGESGWRTPFMLYAVGLLCLPLMAGVLWEPRARRVGSAPMSVTHFPWAALAPLYLLTVLAGISLFIVPVQAGYLLQLLHVDAPQQVGLTMGANQLGVLAGALAFRRLTQQPSGRLLALGFVTAGLGGGLMALSTSHAPVMLAVLINGLGVGLLLPTLITRVMQQVGFDQRGRATGGFTASIFAGEFISPLLVLAFTGGVTSQLPHALLLIALGQVVLAPVCLLLISRQNLIVDGGTAIGGGN from the coding sequence ATGGCCGTTGAACGTACTGCCGGTCACGTACAAGCGCTGTTATTGCTGTTCGGCAGTTGCTTACCGGTGCTGGGCGCGGTCCTTATCGCTCCGTTGTTGCCGCGCATGCACGCGCATTTCGCCGAGACGCCCGGCGCCGCCGTGCTGGTTCCGGTGGCACTGACGCTGCCGGCCCTGGTGATCGCCTTGCTGGCGCCACTGGCCGGCGTGCTGGCCGACCGGGTCGGCCGCCGGCCCCTGCTGCTGGCCAGCATGCTGCTCTACAGCTTCTGTGGGGTGTTGCCGCTGTGGTTGGATTCACTGGGCCTGATCGTGGCCAGCCGCGCCGGTATCGGCCTGGCCGAAGCCGGCATCATGACCTGCTGCACCACCCTGATGGGTGACTACTTCGACGGGCAGCGCCGTGAGCGGCTGTTTGCCTTGCAGATGGTGATGACCTCCCTGTCGGCGGCTGTGTTCATGGGGCTAGGGGGCGCACTGGGAGAGAGTGGCTGGCGCACGCCGTTCATGCTCTACGCCGTGGGCCTGCTGTGCCTGCCGCTGATGGCCGGGGTGCTCTGGGAACCTCGGGCCAGGCGTGTCGGATCCGCACCGATGAGCGTTACGCACTTTCCGTGGGCGGCCCTGGCGCCGCTGTACCTGCTGACGGTGCTGGCCGGTATCAGCCTGTTCATCGTCCCGGTACAGGCAGGCTACTTGTTGCAACTGCTGCACGTCGATGCACCGCAGCAAGTTGGCCTGACCATGGGCGCCAATCAACTGGGCGTGTTGGCCGGTGCCCTGGCATTTCGTCGGCTCACCCAGCAGCCATCAGGCCGGTTGCTGGCCCTGGGATTTGTGACCGCAGGACTGGGCGGCGGCCTGATGGCGCTGTCGACGAGTCATGCGCCGGTGATGCTGGCCGTGCTGATCAACGGTCTGGGTGTCGGTCTGTTACTGCCGACGCTGATCACTCGGGTGATGCAGCAGGTCGGTTTCGATCAGCGTGGCCGTGCCACCGGAGGCTTCACGGCCTCGATCTTCGCCGGTGAGTTCATCAGCCCGCTGCTGGTGCTGGCGTTCACCGGCGGTGTGACGTCGCAACTGCCGCACGCGCTGCTGTTGATCGCGCTCGGCCAAGTAGTCCTGGCACCGGTGTGCCTGCTGTTGATCAGCAGACAGAATCTTATTGTCGACGGTGGCACGGCCATCGGCGGCGGCAATTGA
- a CDS encoding fumarylacetoacetate hydrolase family protein — protein sequence MKLATFNDGSRDGRLLVVSRDLGQAVDASGIVATLQAALENWPQVEADLQHLYQRLNAGEVAQAFELDPLQLAAPLPRASQWLDGSCFLSHGELMQKAFNLEPIEGVEHTPLIYQGASDDFLGPRVDIPLPSEAHGIDFEGEFAVLLDEVPMGCPSEHALQHIRLVLQLNDVSLRALAPREMKTGFGFLQAKPASSFAPVAVTPDELGDAWRDGRVHLPLNVEWNGEWFGHPHGGAMHFGFHELIAHAALTRRLSAGTLIGSGTVSNADRAVGSACIAERRAIETINHGAPRTAFMRFGDRVRMEALGNAGEVLFGAIDQRVVQGGWSCV from the coding sequence ATGAAGCTGGCCACATTCAACGACGGCAGCCGCGATGGCCGCCTGCTGGTGGTTTCCCGGGACCTGGGGCAGGCGGTCGATGCCAGTGGCATCGTCGCTACGTTGCAGGCTGCGCTGGAAAACTGGCCGCAGGTTGAAGCCGATCTGCAGCACCTGTATCAGCGCCTCAACGCCGGTGAGGTAGCGCAGGCCTTTGAACTCGATCCGCTGCAACTCGCCGCACCCCTGCCGCGCGCCAGCCAGTGGCTCGATGGCTCGTGCTTTCTCAGCCATGGCGAGTTGATGCAGAAGGCTTTCAACCTGGAACCGATCGAAGGCGTCGAACACACGCCGCTGATCTACCAGGGCGCCAGCGACGATTTTCTCGGACCGCGTGTGGACATTCCCTTGCCCAGTGAAGCCCACGGCATCGATTTCGAAGGCGAGTTTGCCGTGCTGCTTGATGAGGTGCCCATGGGCTGTCCGTCTGAGCATGCCTTGCAGCATATACGCCTGGTGCTGCAACTGAACGATGTCAGCCTGCGTGCCTTGGCTCCGCGGGAAATGAAGACCGGTTTCGGCTTTCTCCAGGCCAAGCCCGCCAGCAGCTTTGCGCCGGTCGCCGTGACGCCGGATGAACTTGGTGACGCCTGGCGTGACGGCCGTGTGCACCTGCCGCTGAACGTGGAGTGGAACGGCGAGTGGTTCGGCCATCCCCATGGTGGTGCCATGCACTTCGGTTTTCACGAGTTGATTGCCCACGCCGCGCTGACACGGCGCTTGAGCGCCGGCACGCTGATCGGTTCCGGTACCGTTTCCAACGCAGATCGAGCGGTGGGCTCGGCCTGCATCGCCGAACGGCGTGCCATCGAAACCATTAACCACGGCGCACCGCGCACCGCTTTCATGCGCTTTGGCGACCGCGTACGGATGGAAGCGCTCGGCAACGCGGGCGAGGTGCTGTTCGGCGCCATCGACCAGCGTGTGGTACAGGGAGGTTGGTCATGCGTGTGA